The following are encoded in a window of Poecile atricapillus isolate bPoeAtr1 chromosome 3, bPoeAtr1.hap1, whole genome shotgun sequence genomic DNA:
- the KCNF1 gene encoding potassium voltage-gated channel subfamily F member 1, with amino-acid sequence MAGDSRFPHVDTDGSEKSEEMEIVVNVGGVRQVFYGDNLNQYPETRLAELVNCLSGGYDSIFSLCDDYDPGKREFYFDRDPDAFKCIIDVYYFGEIHMKKGICPICFKNEMEFWKVDLKFLDDCCKAHLSEKKEELEEIARRVQLILDDLGVDASESRWKRCQKCIWKFLEKPESSYPARVIAVLSFLFILISSVVMCVGTIPDLQVVDAEGNRMEHPTLDSIETACIGWFTMEYVLRLISSPNKFHFALSFMNIVDVLAILPFYVSLTLTHLGAKLMELSNVQQAVQALRIMRIARIFKLARHSSGLQTLTYALKRSFKELGLLLMYLAVGIFVFSALGYTMEQSHPETLFKSIPQSFWWAIITMTTVGYGDIYPKTTLGKLNAAISFLCGVIAIALPIHPIINNFVRYYNKQRVLETAAKHELELMELNSAEGKAAGSRSELEDLSREGKEGPFYSSRIKVSHSDTFIHLLSEEKHYRTRLQSCK; translated from the coding sequence ATGGCAGGTGACTCTAGGTTTCCACATGTGGACACTGATGGATcagaaaaaagtgaagaaatggAGATTGTAGTCAATGTCGGTGGGGTAAGGCAGGTGTTCTACGGAGATAACCTGAATCAGTACCCAGAAACACGGCTGGCAGAGCTGGTCAATTGTTTATCGGGGGGATACGATAGCATATTCTCCCTCTGTGATGACTATGATCCTGGAAAGAGAGAGTTTTACTTTGACAGAGATCCAGATGCTTTCAAATGCATTATTGACGTGTACTACTTTGGGGAAATTCACATGAAGAAAGGAATTTGCCCCATATGTTTCAAGaatgaaatggaattttggAAAGTGGATCTGAAATTTTTGGATGACTGCTGCAAAGCTCACCTAagtgaaaaaaaggaggaaCTGGAAGAAATAGCCCGAAGGGTGCAACTCATTCTGGATGACTTGGGAGTAGATGCTTCAGAAAGTCGCTGGAAAAGGTGCCAAAAATGCATCTGGAAATTTCTGGAGAAGCCAGAATCATCCTATCCAGCTAGAGTGATTGCTGTACTGtcctttctgtttattttgatCTCCTCTGTTGTGATGTGTGTGGGGACCATCCCAGACTTGCAGGTGGTAGATGCAGAGGGGAACCGTATGGAGCACCCGACCCTGGACAGCATCGAGACCGCCTGCATAGGCTGGTTTACCATGGAGTATGTGCTGAGGCTGATCTCCTCCCCCAACAAATTCCACTTTGCCCTTTCTTTCATGAACATTGTTGATGTGCTAGCAATACTTCCTTTCTACGTCAGCCTGACCTTGACCCACCTGGGAGCCAAGCTGATGGAGCTGAGCAATGTCCAGCAGGCCGTCCAGGCACTGCGCATCATGAGGATCGCAAGGATTTTCAAGCTTGCACGGCATTCCTCAGGGCTCCAGACCCTAACTTATGCCCTGAAACGCAGCTTTAAGGAGCTTGGGCTGCTCCTCATGTACTTAGCTGTTGGAATCTTTGTCTTTTCTGCCCTAGGTTACACCATGGAACAAAGTCACCCTGaaactttatttaaaagcaTCCCTCAATCATTTTGGTGGGCAATCATTACAATGACCACTGTTGGATATGGAGATATTTACCCTAAAACAACACTAGGAAAATTGAATGCTGCCATCAGTTTTCTTTGTGGAGTGATAGCGATCGCCCTCCCCATCCACCCCATCATTAACAACTTTGTCAGGTATTACAATAAACAGAGAGTTTTAGAAACAGCTGCCAAACATGAATTGGAGCTGATGGAACTAAACTCTGCTGAGGGGAAAGCCGCAGGCTCCAGAAGCGAACTAGAGGATCTTTCAAGGGAAGGCAAAGAGGGTCCTTTTTATAGCAGCCGGATAAAAGTCTCCCACAGTGACACCTTTATTCATCTCCTGTCAGAAGAGAAACACTATAGGACCAGGCTTCAAAGCTGCAAATAA